One region of Gigantopelta aegis isolate Gae_Host chromosome 7, Gae_host_genome, whole genome shotgun sequence genomic DNA includes:
- the LOC121377761 gene encoding uncharacterized protein LOC121377761, with amino-acid sequence MGYVSTAVLFLVAFTHTLTYSASQAPWPMPPNRDICGDTDTFTATIRKQTMKSLSSLIDPSEQFSCQWVFKATNPRLPIHLEIRPAFIPYRSYNCSLMTSVKDGKNTINEVEALRKQFT; translated from the exons ATGGGATACGTATCTACAGCAGTGTTGTTCCTGGTTGCTTTTACGCATACCCTGACGTATTCAG cGAGTCAAGCACCATGGCCAATGCCACCAAACCGGGACATCTGTGGGGACACAGATACATTTACGGCAACCATCAGAAAGCAGACAATGAAGTCATTGTCCAGTTTAATAGACCCTTCAGAACA atttTCCTGTCAATGGGTCTTCAAAGCCACCAACCCTCGACTCCCGATTCACCTGGAAATTCGCCCAGCCTTCATTCCATACAGATCGTATAACTGTAGTTTGATGACATCCGTTAAAGACGGTAAGAACACAATTAATGAAGTAGAGGCACtcagaaaacaatttacttaA